In Amycolatopsis coloradensis, one genomic interval encodes:
- a CDS encoding alpha/beta hydrolase produces the protein MTRIRIATVLTLTALAAVTITPAVSAAPKGLAWGPCPSGSPPGYDCAEIEVPLSYQDPGGPRITIALGRLPATDQKHKRGTLFTNPGGPGNHGRFSRFQTPSLHRQFDIVGFDPRGVGASTPVRCFASDTETVPLKRILGNFPITAEQETRHFADAREVTASCGRNAGPLLGHLSTANVARDLDRMRQAVGEPRLRYYGLSYGTYVGEVYANLFPHRVGALALDAVNDPIAWSTGHRPEDANVPFSTRLGGFRDADRALQAFLDACAADTRCAFREPGKDLRAKYDGLLDRLEATPGPVTYQEVIRRTHHALTDEAHSPALAEFLQSVTKPVVEKAIATPFDSAMGGGGTICADTTNPRDPAAWPRAARAADRESRGFGSYDAYLSLPCAFWPASDPARYTGPWNRPTAPILLLANGKGDPETPYAGAKRAERILGNARLLTLDAWGHGALNRSTCVDAAVDAYLSHGRLPARGTVCAPDHAPFDAR, from the coding sequence GTGACCAGAATCCGCATCGCTACTGTGCTCACTCTCACCGCACTCGCCGCCGTCACGATCACGCCCGCGGTCTCGGCCGCGCCGAAGGGTCTCGCCTGGGGTCCCTGCCCGTCCGGATCGCCACCGGGCTACGACTGCGCCGAGATCGAGGTCCCGTTGTCCTATCAGGACCCGGGCGGCCCTCGGATCACCATCGCGCTCGGCCGCCTCCCCGCGACGGACCAGAAGCACAAACGCGGCACCCTCTTCACCAACCCCGGCGGCCCCGGGAACCATGGCCGCTTCAGCAGGTTCCAGACCCCGTCGCTGCACCGGCAGTTCGACATCGTCGGCTTCGACCCGCGCGGCGTCGGCGCCAGCACACCGGTCCGATGCTTCGCCTCCGACACTGAAACCGTTCCGCTCAAACGAATTCTGGGAAACTTCCCGATCACCGCCGAGCAGGAGACCCGGCATTTCGCCGACGCCCGCGAGGTCACCGCCTCCTGCGGCCGCAACGCCGGGCCGCTGCTCGGCCACCTGTCGACCGCGAACGTCGCCAGGGACCTCGACAGGATGCGCCAAGCCGTCGGCGAGCCCCGCCTGCGCTACTACGGGCTTTCCTACGGCACCTACGTCGGCGAGGTGTACGCCAACCTGTTCCCGCATCGGGTCGGCGCCTTGGCACTGGACGCCGTCAACGATCCGATCGCCTGGTCCACCGGACACCGCCCGGAGGACGCGAACGTCCCGTTCAGCACCAGGCTCGGCGGCTTCCGGGACGCCGACCGCGCACTCCAGGCGTTCCTCGACGCGTGCGCGGCCGACACCCGGTGCGCGTTCCGCGAGCCGGGGAAGGACTTGCGGGCCAAGTACGACGGGCTCCTCGACCGGCTGGAAGCCACGCCGGGGCCGGTCACCTATCAGGAGGTCATCCGGCGTACCCACCACGCGCTGACCGACGAGGCCCACTCGCCCGCGCTGGCGGAATTCCTCCAGTCCGTGACGAAACCTGTCGTGGAGAAGGCCATCGCGACACCTTTCGATTCCGCGATGGGTGGCGGCGGGACGATCTGCGCGGACACCACGAACCCGCGTGACCCGGCCGCCTGGCCTCGCGCGGCCCGCGCGGCCGACCGGGAAAGCCGCGGTTTCGGTTCGTACGACGCGTATCTCTCCCTGCCGTGCGCCTTCTGGCCCGCCTCCGACCCGGCGCGGTACACGGGACCGTGGAACCGGCCGACCGCGCCGATCCTGTTGCTGGCCAACGGCAAGGGTGACCCGGAAACGCCGTACGCCGGGGCGAAGCGGGCCGAACGCATCCTCGGCAACGCCCGGCTCCTGACGCTGGACGCCTGGGGACACGGCGCGTTGAACCGCAGCACCTGTGTCGACGCGGCTGTCGACGCCTACCTGTCCCACGGACGCCTTCCGGCGCGCGGCACCGTGTGCGCCCCGGATCACGCGCCGTTCGACGCCAGGTAA
- a CDS encoding serine hydrolase domain-containing protein — translation MIELKVDVDPAEVGFDAERLRRIDKHFDGYLERKRLPGYLAVVTRNGKVAHLASNGQRDIEAGLPVETDTIWRVYSMTKPVTSVAAMMLVEAGLIDLKDPISRWLPEFSEPRVFAGGSSVKPATVPAAEPIRLWHLLTHTAGLTYGFHRTHPVDALYREAGFDLGTAPGLDLAGVSEAIARLPLLFQPGSEWNYSVATDILGRLIEVVSGQSLDVFFAERIFIPLGMHETGFQAAAGDLDRLAALYVPHPATKEPFRHDELGKVGRVAPSCFSGGGGLVSTAGDFHRFAQMLVRGGELDGVRLLGPRTVRLMATNHLPGGVDLETCGRTGFSEAPYDGFGFGLGFSVLDDPVKAKTLASAGEFAWGGAASTAFWVDPDEDVTVLFFTQLLPSSTYPIRVELRNLVYQALVD, via the coding sequence ATGATCGAGCTGAAGGTGGACGTCGACCCGGCCGAGGTGGGTTTCGACGCGGAGCGGCTGCGCCGGATCGACAAGCACTTCGACGGGTATCTGGAGCGAAAGCGGCTCCCCGGGTATCTGGCCGTGGTGACCAGGAACGGGAAGGTCGCGCATCTCGCGTCGAACGGGCAGCGCGACATCGAGGCCGGGCTTCCGGTCGAGACCGACACGATCTGGCGCGTCTACTCGATGACGAAGCCGGTCACCTCCGTCGCCGCGATGATGCTCGTCGAAGCGGGCCTCATCGACCTCAAGGACCCGATCTCGCGCTGGCTGCCGGAGTTCTCCGAACCGCGGGTCTTCGCCGGGGGCTCGTCGGTGAAGCCGGCGACCGTGCCCGCCGCCGAACCGATCCGCCTCTGGCATCTGCTCACCCACACCGCGGGGCTGACCTACGGTTTCCACCGCACGCATCCGGTCGACGCGCTCTACCGCGAGGCGGGGTTCGACCTCGGCACCGCGCCCGGGCTCGATCTGGCGGGCGTTTCCGAAGCGATCGCGCGGTTGCCGCTGCTGTTCCAGCCGGGTTCGGAATGGAACTATTCGGTCGCGACGGACATCCTCGGCAGGCTGATCGAGGTCGTCTCCGGGCAGTCACTCGACGTCTTCTTCGCCGAACGGATCTTTATTCCGCTCGGCATGCACGAGACGGGGTTCCAGGCCGCCGCCGGCGATCTCGACCGGCTGGCCGCGCTCTACGTGCCGCATCCCGCCACCAAGGAGCCGTTCCGTCACGACGAGCTGGGCAAGGTCGGCCGCGTCGCGCCTTCGTGCTTCTCGGGTGGCGGAGGTCTGGTCTCCACGGCGGGTGATTTCCACCGTTTCGCGCAGATGCTGGTGCGCGGCGGCGAACTCGACGGCGTCCGGCTGCTCGGCCCGCGCACGGTGCGGCTCATGGCGACCAACCACCTGCCCGGCGGCGTGGACCTGGAGACCTGCGGGCGAACCGGGTTCTCCGAGGCGCCGTACGACGGTTTCGGCTTCGGCCTGGGCTTTTCCGTGCTCGACGACCCTGTGAAGGCCAAGACCCTGGCCAGCGCCGGGGAATTCGCCTGGGGCGGCGCGGCGAGCACCGCGTTCTGGGTCGATCCGGACGAGGACGTCACGGTCCTGTTCTTCACCCAGTTGCTGCCGTCGTCGACCTATCCGATCCGCGTCGAATTGAGGAACTTGGTGTACCAAGCCTTGGTCGACTGA
- a CDS encoding siderophore-interacting protein, which produces MAEARRAVSATRLRVLRTERITPHMVRIVAGGEEIASFQPNEFTDAYVKVHFRVPGVAYPEPFDLTRVREELPREQWPRMRSYTVRAFDANLGELVLDFVHHGDEGVAGPWAAAAKPGDELLISGPGGAYAPGEEADWHLLAGDESALPAIAASLEAMPAGVPVHAFILVEDAAEEQSLTTKGDARITWLHRSRGDDLAAAVRALDWCEGVVQAFVHGEAGFVRDLRRHLLDDRGMRRDLLSISGYWRIGKTDEAWRLEKQAERNA; this is translated from the coding sequence ATGGCCGAGGCGCGGAGAGCGGTGTCGGCGACCCGGCTGCGGGTGCTGCGCACCGAGCGGATCACCCCGCATATGGTCCGGATCGTCGCCGGGGGCGAAGAGATCGCCTCCTTCCAGCCCAACGAATTCACCGATGCCTACGTCAAGGTGCACTTCCGGGTGCCTGGCGTCGCCTATCCCGAACCGTTCGACCTGACCCGCGTCCGCGAAGAGCTGCCGCGCGAGCAGTGGCCGCGGATGCGTTCGTACACCGTCCGCGCTTTCGACGCGAACCTCGGCGAGCTGGTGCTCGACTTCGTCCACCATGGTGACGAGGGGGTCGCCGGGCCGTGGGCCGCCGCCGCGAAACCCGGCGACGAGCTGCTCATTTCGGGACCTGGCGGGGCGTACGCGCCGGGCGAGGAGGCCGACTGGCATCTGCTCGCCGGGGACGAGAGTGCTCTTCCGGCGATCGCCGCTTCGCTCGAGGCGATGCCGGCCGGTGTTCCCGTGCACGCGTTCATCCTCGTGGAGGACGCCGCCGAAGAGCAGTCGCTGACCACCAAGGGCGACGCGCGGATCACCTGGCTGCACCGGAGCCGGGGTGACGATCTCGCGGCCGCCGTCCGCGCGCTCGACTGGTGTGAAGGTGTCGTGCAGGCGTTCGTCCACGGTGAGGCCGGGTTCGTCCGGGACCTGCGGCGTCATCTGCTGGACGACCGGGGCATGCGTCGCGACCTGCTGTCGATCTCCGGATACTGGCGGATCGGGAAGACCGACGAGGCGTGGCGACTGGAGAAACAGGCCGAGCGGAACGCGTAG
- a CDS encoding SgcJ/EcaC family oxidoreductase: MTERQAEVLAVLGKLADAWNDGDAAAYASLFTEDADYVTFFGMNMPGRAMIESAHRSLFEGPLKGSKLVAGGREPKVRFIRPDVAIVVSGGGSSLSDDKPEPGRESTLTYVLVEEPDGWRVASFQNTRVSDPAARAS, translated from the coding sequence ATGACGGAACGACAGGCCGAAGTCCTGGCCGTACTGGGCAAGCTCGCCGACGCGTGGAACGACGGCGACGCGGCCGCGTACGCGTCGCTCTTCACCGAAGACGCCGATTACGTGACCTTTTTCGGAATGAACATGCCTGGCCGCGCGATGATCGAAAGCGCGCACCGGTCCTTGTTCGAGGGGCCGCTCAAGGGATCGAAGCTGGTGGCGGGCGGTCGCGAGCCCAAGGTGCGGTTCATCCGGCCGGACGTCGCGATCGTCGTGTCCGGCGGCGGATCGTCGCTGTCCGACGACAAGCCGGAACCTGGCCGCGAGTCGACGCTGACGTACGTGCTCGTGGAGGAGCCCGATGGCTGGCGCGTCGCGTCCTTCCAGAACACCCGGGTGAGCGATCCGGCCGCGAGGGCTTCGTGA
- a CDS encoding TetR/AcrR family transcriptional regulator gives MSRPRRRAEKPVLSQELVVKTALDLLAAEGLEAVSMRRVAQALETGPASLYAHVANKEELHELMVDHVLAFGPFPEPDPRRWVEQAKDLLRDNVRALTSVPGIAKIAWAIPVPVGANALQQAEAMLAVLRAGGLDLKRALFAADALWLYAKAFAYEGAGWQHGDIDLADQEERGKRMVEYMTSFPPGAFPNLLASGEYFTAETAQERFEFAIDLFLRGLASAAS, from the coding sequence GTGAGCAGGCCCCGGCGTCGCGCCGAGAAACCCGTGCTGTCCCAGGAGCTCGTGGTGAAGACGGCACTGGATCTCCTCGCCGCCGAGGGGCTGGAGGCGGTGAGCATGCGGCGCGTGGCCCAGGCGCTGGAGACCGGCCCGGCGTCGCTCTACGCCCACGTCGCGAACAAGGAAGAGCTCCACGAGCTGATGGTCGACCACGTCCTCGCCTTCGGCCCGTTCCCGGAACCCGATCCGCGGCGATGGGTCGAACAGGCGAAAGACCTGTTGCGCGACAACGTGCGCGCGCTGACGTCGGTTCCGGGGATCGCCAAGATCGCGTGGGCCATCCCCGTCCCGGTCGGCGCGAACGCCCTGCAGCAGGCCGAAGCGATGCTCGCGGTGCTGCGTGCGGGCGGCCTCGACCTCAAGCGGGCCCTGTTCGCCGCCGACGCGTTATGGCTCTACGCCAAGGCTTTCGCCTACGAAGGCGCCGGCTGGCAACACGGCGACATCGACCTGGCCGACCAGGAGGAACGCGGCAAGCGAATGGTCGAATACATGACGTCGTTCCCGCCCGGCGCCTTTCCGAACCTACTGGCTTCGGGTGAATACTTCACCGCGGAGACCGCGCAGGAACGGTTCGAGTTCGCCATCGACCTCTTCTTGCGCGGCTTGGCCTCCGCCGCCTCATGA
- a CDS encoding GNAT family N-acetyltransferase: MVIDVLDPRRDPEPAYWKSLRAKAGLRADWSWEVLTTQAWAARTEQPVTVLLEDGEPRGVVSSAWVTGLTRRHRFARPMGRGRFGGLDVRSPGSGAMPGWWFDGADGDGGVGMLLDSFVPAMRAELGFGLRALLVRQVGESGVDSVRGGLKMVRRTEDVAILDVSPFSSRDDWMNSLARKRKQNLRKIFRTFDADPSIEVRVRPGAEADPVEIAELLRHNESKHHDVPIVPLPAFVGYVGALLRQPDVHVIEYRETATGRAIAVATLLDHPALPIARHWAALPPELGGRPNLYFHFYGETVRWAVETGRPQVVFGKKMSEMKASLGAHLVPQYAAAVALL; the protein is encoded by the coding sequence CTGGTGATCGACGTGCTGGACCCGCGCCGTGATCCGGAGCCCGCGTACTGGAAATCGCTGCGGGCCAAGGCCGGTCTGCGGGCGGACTGGAGCTGGGAGGTGCTCACCACCCAGGCGTGGGCGGCGCGCACCGAGCAGCCGGTCACGGTCCTGCTCGAAGACGGGGAACCGCGGGGCGTGGTCAGCTCCGCTTGGGTCACCGGACTCACCCGGCGGCACCGGTTCGCCCGGCCGATGGGACGCGGTCGGTTCGGCGGGCTCGACGTGCGGTCCCCCGGCTCGGGGGCGATGCCGGGCTGGTGGTTCGACGGCGCGGACGGGGACGGCGGCGTCGGCATGCTGCTGGACTCGTTCGTCCCGGCCATGCGCGCGGAACTCGGTTTCGGCCTGCGCGCGCTGCTGGTGCGCCAGGTCGGTGAGTCCGGAGTGGACAGTGTCCGCGGCGGGCTGAAGATGGTGCGGCGGACCGAGGACGTCGCGATCCTCGACGTCTCGCCGTTCTCGAGCCGGGACGACTGGATGAACTCGCTGGCCAGGAAACGCAAACAGAACCTGCGCAAGATCTTCCGGACCTTCGATGCCGACCCGTCGATCGAGGTGCGCGTGCGGCCGGGTGCCGAGGCCGATCCGGTCGAGATCGCGGAACTGCTGCGGCACAACGAATCCAAACACCACGACGTGCCGATCGTGCCGCTCCCGGCGTTCGTGGGGTACGTGGGTGCCCTCCTGCGACAGCCGGACGTGCACGTCATCGAATACCGTGAGACGGCGACGGGCCGGGCGATCGCCGTCGCGACCCTTCTCGACCACCCGGCGTTGCCGATCGCCCGCCACTGGGCGGCGCTGCCGCCGGAACTCGGCGGGCGGCCCAATCTGTACTTCCACTTCTACGGCGAAACGGTGCGGTGGGCGGTGGAAACCGGGCGGCCGCAGGTGGTGTTCGGGAAGAAGATGTCGGAGATGAAGGCTTCGCTGGGGGCGCATCTGGTGCCGCAGTACGCGGCCGCGGTCGCGCTGCTCTGA
- a CDS encoding GNAT family N-acetyltransferase, protein MTWEVRVLDPRIDPEPEDWAGFLAAQQAPVPWDYGLLRVESRFSPSPNVLTVIRDGGEIVAAVLAMLCAPVSPDRPGAVRGVARLGPRWAEVQHAWLSGYPPWLFADGVDVADRREIMRRFERAVCRFTGPGCLGVLYRTVEPESLDMLTGRGRPVRDTMPTSVLENRFVDVDGWLASLRRSRRLSLRGQSKKIAADPDVIVRTEAARTDLDALELATMLREHRERMGPVKFDRRGPVTAEYLGELVRRPDVITSTYHDGEGRLLAFTNVLDHPVAPLHQHWAALAPEEGRPKHLYFEAVVRNVRYMIDGNRKSLSMGRGLTELKATLGFQPVPLLGVIVPRPVTRW, encoded by the coding sequence ATGACCTGGGAAGTGCGGGTGCTCGACCCGCGGATCGATCCGGAACCCGAGGACTGGGCGGGATTCCTCGCCGCGCAGCAGGCCCCGGTCCCGTGGGACTACGGATTGCTGCGGGTGGAGTCGCGTTTTTCCCCCAGCCCGAACGTGCTCACCGTGATCAGGGACGGGGGTGAGATCGTCGCCGCGGTACTGGCGATGCTGTGCGCCCCGGTCTCCCCGGATCGTCCCGGCGCCGTGCGCGGCGTGGCGCGGCTCGGGCCGCGTTGGGCCGAGGTGCAGCACGCGTGGCTTTCCGGATACCCGCCGTGGCTGTTCGCGGACGGTGTCGACGTCGCCGACCGGCGGGAGATCATGCGCCGGTTCGAGCGCGCCGTGTGCCGCTTCACCGGGCCGGGGTGCCTGGGCGTCCTCTACCGGACCGTCGAGCCTGAGTCGCTCGACATGCTGACCGGCCGGGGCAGGCCCGTGCGCGACACGATGCCGACGTCGGTGCTGGAGAACCGGTTCGTCGACGTCGACGGATGGCTGGCGTCCCTGCGCCGGAGCAGGCGGCTGAGCCTGCGCGGTCAGTCGAAGAAGATCGCCGCCGACCCGGACGTGATCGTCCGCACCGAGGCCGCCCGCACCGACCTCGACGCGCTGGAGCTGGCCACCATGCTGCGGGAGCATCGTGAACGGATGGGACCGGTGAAGTTCGACCGGCGCGGTCCGGTCACCGCCGAATACCTCGGGGAACTCGTGCGCAGGCCGGACGTGATCACCTCGACCTACCATGACGGCGAGGGCAGGCTGCTCGCGTTCACCAACGTGCTCGACCATCCCGTCGCGCCGCTGCACCAGCATTGGGCCGCGCTGGCCCCGGAGGAGGGACGGCCGAAGCACCTCTACTTCGAGGCTGTCGTGCGGAACGTGCGCTACATGATCGACGGCAACCGGAAGTCGCTGTCGATGGGCCGGGGGCTGACCGAGCTCAAGGCGACACTCGGTTTCCAGCCGGTCCCGCTGCTCGGGGTCATCGTGCCGAGGCCGGTGACGCGCTGGTGA